DNA from Malus sylvestris chromosome 11, drMalSylv7.2, whole genome shotgun sequence:
aatttaatttttaattattaaaaatatatttaattattagttATTGGATCCTCCATgtagccacatcagcacttaacagaaaaattaacagaaaaactgacagaggtatgacattggcacaaattctaaagatgaggtatgacattgtccattttaaaagatgagataTGAAAGTGTTGTGACACCAATAATTgaagtagttttttgtactttaccctatcattttttttttgtacgatAAGGGTAACTCAGAGATTTTATGCTGCTGTAACAATTTGCATGCAATATATATGTTATGCAACTTGTTTATTCCATGTCCTTCATCGCTAATTCGAAATAACAAGTTTTACCTCTACTTTTTCAGAATGCTGGTCTGACACATGCATGAACAAATCCGTCTAGAAGGAGTAATTCAACTCTTTATAAacataggggtgtgctatccacacacatctttttacttctcacacacccattgttaatttatgtccgttgatcttcttcatttcatctGATTCTACggtcgaaaattagaagggtgtgtgagaagtaaaaaggaatgtgtggatatcacacccctaaacaTATATAATGTTACTTAATTTTTCGATGTGAAATTCACATTCTTAAGATTCAATCATGTCCTACACAAAACCAGTAACCCAGCTAGGGCTACCATCAAGTAACATGCATGCATAAAGGGTAATTTGGGAATCAGATTACAGTATCCTACTATCCCTAGCTAGCTAACTTTAATCTTTTATTCTGtgaataaaactaaaatatcgCAAATCCTACCACACTGAATAATTAAACAGTATAAATAGACCTATAATGCACCTCAAGTTCCTCACCAAGAAAAAACTTCCAAGTACAATTTTAACACACATTCACAGATCAAGTAATATCTAGCGATGGACACGGTGGCGAGATTGGTGGATGAGAAGCCATTGGTGATCTTCAGCAAGAGTTCTTGTTGCATGAGTCACTCTACAAAGTCATTCCTACGTGGGTTCGGAGCAAACCCTACAATTTACGAGCTGGATCAAATGCCTAACGGGCAGCAGATCGAAAGGGCACTGCTGCAGCTTGGTTGTCGACCAAGTGTACCTGCTGTGTTCATAGGGCAGCAGTTCGTGGGCGGTAATAATACGGTCATGGGTCTCCATGTACAGAATCGGCTAGTCCCTCTGCTCATGAGAGCTAAAGCTATTTGGATTTGGAACGACCAGTAGTATATATGGACTTAATTAGAGTATTAAGAGATATCTACTGAACCCTTAACCCTAAACCACCGGCTTTATGAAGGTGCCGGTTCGATCTTTTTGTACTTTGATCTAGGTATATGAGTACTAAATGAGAACTTCTGTCACGTTTTTTATGAATACTGGATTTCATATACTTCTAGCTCTCTGCCTCCTTAATTTCGTCATTTTTGTCGAAATTTTAATTATGTATTGTATTTGAATACGAAATGTAGTGAGTTTGAAGAGGAACACTCTGTCTATCAAGGCAATCCACTGCAATATGACATTAAGCAACCCACCCACTTTTTATCTCAACCTTAAGTTCGAGAAATACATTAATTGAGAATCCTttagattttgttttatgaACTATATATAGATCATTGACACCTTCTTATGAAATATAAACTCTAGATAATTAAGGTGAAAAATCTGGATACTCTTGTTAATGATGATTCGGATTACAACTCTTCTTACGTTTGTACCTTTACCAGTAGCGAGCCACCGGCTATTTGGTCCCAAGACAAATCTGCACATATATGCATGGCAGTGAGAGAGTTTTGTGGTCCAACTTGCTAGCATGGTAACGTACGTATACGTTTGAGAATTAGATTCTGTGAGGTTTGAGCTCGGAAGATTTAAGCTACTTGTACAATGTGATAAAATTTGTATATTAGCTATATTGCGGTAGTATTTTAGATATTGTCACTCACGTACTATCATGTGAGAAAACCGTATGCCATGTGTATTTTATTTGAAATTCCCCTATAATGACTCTCTTATGAAATGCCGTCATAATAACATTCTTATTATGTAGAAGAGCTGGAGAAGGATTGTATGGAATGACCGAACAAATACACCATTATTGTAGCGTTTCAAATCGATAATGTGAtgctatatatgtatatataaatttttcATTACATAACATTATATTATTGCTCAAAACGCCACGATATCAGTGTACCCACTCCATACAAGTCTCTTCCGTGGAGTTGATGATCCAATGATGATCATACTATGAATAAAAACGTGTTGCATGATAGGTCCCAGCGATGCTCACATCCCGTGAAAATGACAAGAAAACATGTGGAATAGGGAATAGGGAACCACGTGATgacaaggaaaagaagaaaagaacaaCTTATTAGAGCTTTACACGTAAAAAGATGCCATATCGGGAATTTTCTGACGTTGCTAAACTTCATTTTGTCTTGGGTTTTAGCTGTGCTGCAAATAACGTTGATTTTCTCTCTGGTGGAATATTTAATTTTGAACCTAAACAAAATAGATGTATATGATATATAGGCTGTAAACTCGATCATAATGTTTGTGATGCCACGAACCGTCCTTGCAATCTTTACATACATTCTTGTTTGATATATACAGTCACCAATtatccagaagaaaaaaaaagaaaaattcaaacttcTCGTCCTACCACAATATAGTTATTCTTGTGCATGCAGactattgaaataaaaaaaaaccacgtATCATGAATTAAAAATGGAGCTACGAGCTTATATAGTTATTTTCCTGTCGCAAATTTCTGAATCCAATAGTTGTCCACTATAAATCAGCATTAGTACTGTCTTTAATTTAATTACATGTGCAATTCAATAGGTGTGATGTTTTATACAAAAGTCGACATCAATGCAATTAGTAATGAAATGATTCAATATAAGAGAAAGGATAATGCTAGCTAGTTAGCCTAATTTTAAAACCAAACTCCAAACAATGATGTGTCACCAGTTGAatataagcacgttaatcaacacttaagtaataatccaattatcaaccacatcatttggcttacaaaatttagtttaaaaatttagcATTACCATAAGAGAAATTTAGCTTCACTAGATTTATGATGTGAGGCATACTCTTCAACATCTTGAAATGCGAAAGCTTTTtgaaaaatcaaaagaatatTATGAGATTTAAAGTAAGAATATATATGATTGTAAATTAATAAGCTCAGGTATCAGATTCATATATTATCAATCGTAACTGCAAAGTGCAGATAAATCTACAATAACAATGTCTTATTCCATTAAATGAGGTCGGTTGTTTGAATCATATAACGCTATTGCGCTCAGTTTTACGTCAAGTATTTCATTAACTCCAAATACTCTATAGCAAATGACTTGAAACCCTAATATCAGTTGCATGCATTATGCTCTTGAAACCCCCATATCAGAATAAAGATCAGACAAAATCAATTATGTTGATCATAATTCAATTgaactttaattaattcatccGGAAAGCTATATACCTTCGAATGAGACGATATATACTAATTAATAAGTGGCATTTGCAATAAGAACGATCGTACGTCCAAGTTCTTTATTCAAATCTTGATTTAGTTTCTTTTGATTGGACTATTCTACAAAAGGTGCGTACAAAATTCTTAAAGGTTGTATTATCTCCTTAAGTTATCATTCTTCGTCGACTAGGTAATGACTCGAGTTTGATTATAGGGGTTAAAGATCCTTGTTTGACATCAATGCTCACTAgccaatataaaataaaaaaattgctaCGGAGTAAGATTGGCTGTTATTAGGACTTCAGTAAAAGAGCATCATAGCATTGTCACACTTTTTTAACTTTTAGgcacccttttttcttttttactttttatcacCTTTAGCAATAGTTACGCTCACGCTTGGTCATTTGATTGTCAAATTTTGTGGGCACATATTGCAAAATGAGCTATGAGGTGATTTTCGAAATAAGCTATGAGGTTACAATGTTCTCACATTGCACTATGTTGTATCAATTTACACATTTTGTCTCTTTGAATATATAAGCATCCATTgaattgatgatttttttttttttttgtcaaagtggTGTAAATGTAGCTTACATGTTGCCTATATATAAGAGTCGCAAGCTCACCATgtcatcaatttaataaattatcATACAATCAATTAGAGATTGAAGATACAAATTGAAGAAGTTGAAGtaccaccataaaaccaattggcaatatggagagtagtCCAACTTTTTATTAGTTGAAAGTTGTTACATATTCAACCACATG
Protein-coding regions in this window:
- the LOC126591389 gene encoding monothiol glutaredoxin-S6-like, translating into MDTVARLVDEKPLVIFSKSSCCMSHSTKSFLRGFGANPTIYELDQMPNGQQIERALLQLGCRPSVPAVFIGQQFVGGNNTVMGLHVQNRLVPLLMRAKAIWIWNDQ